Part of the Carnobacterium pleistocenium FTR1 genome is shown below.
ATTAGCTGTATGATCTCAACTAGTTGGGGAATTTGACGCAATGATGTCTGGAGTTGAATTAAATCACGCCCATTAACATTGCCAAATGCAACCCTACCAGCTAACCGTTCTAAATCGTATACTCTAGTCAAAGCTTCATTTAAATCGGTTCGTTCAAAAAAATGATTGATCAAACTTTCAACAATGTTTTGTCTCATAGAAATCTGTTGTTCTTGGATAAGAGGCCGATCAATCCACTGCTTTAGCAGTCTTCCTCCCATAGCTGTTTTGGTTTCATCTAATAACCACAATAGCGTTCCTTTTTTTTGTCCTGTACGAATCGAAGAGACCAATTCTAAATTATGCTTAGAATAATGATCCATTTTCAAATAATTAGCAGGAGAGTAAACTTCTACTTTTTGAAGATGGCCTAGATTTCTTTTCTGAGTAACAAATAAATAGGACAACAATAGTTTTACAACATTGATCAATTCACTATTTTCTATCTCATTCGTTAAATAAGAAAACTCTGCACTTTCAATTATTTCTTTTTGCGTTGATACCATGATTCCTAATGTTGTTTTTAATTTCGCTTGTACTTCTACTTCCCTTGCTTCTTTAAAAACAACTTCTTTTGTTTTCAAACTCATCAATTCGCTCATCACAGATTCTAATGAATTTAGCTTTGTTGTTTTTAATTCCCCAGTGCTTAAATCAGCATACGCTAAATAATAACCACCTGTTTCTGTACTCATCAAGGCTGCTAAGTAATTATTTGTTTTAGCATCCATTGATTTAATATCCATAGCCGTACCTGGTGTAATCAATTGGACGACTTCTCTTTTCACCATACCTTTAGCTGTTTTTGGATCCTCAACTTGTTCACAAATAGCTACTTTGTATCCTTTTTCGATTAAATTATCAATATAGCCTTTAGCCGCATGATAAGGTACACCACACATCGGAATTGGCTCATCTGCATTGCGATTGCGACTTGTCAATGTTACTTCTAAAAGTTGTGAGGCTTTAATAGCATCTTCATTAAACAGCTCATAAAAATCTCCCAAGCGATAAAATAAAAAAGCATCTGGGTAGTTTGCTTTTATTCCTAGATACTGTTCCATCATAGGCGTTTGTTTTGTTTTTTGTGGCATGTTTTTCGCCCCTTTTTGATTATTTATTGTTCAGCAAACATTCATTTCGACTAATTTACTCAAATCCACCATTGAATGGATGATCGTCATTGATAACAATATTTTCAATTTTTTTAGCTTCGCCAGTAACATCATCAAGTTCAATAAAACAACCCGAAAGAATTTTCCGACCTTCTTTAGGCACTTCAAATCGTGTTGGCATTTGGGTCAAAAATCTTCTAAGTACAGCATCGCGATCCATTCCTAACGCTCCATCATAAGGACCCGTCATTCCAGCATCTGTCAAATAAGCTGTCCCATTTGGTAAAATACGTGCATCATTCGTTTGTACATGAGTATGGGTTCCAACTACTGCAGATACTCTGCCATCTAAATACCATCCCATTGATTGTTTTTCACTTGTTGTTTCTGCATGAAAATCAACAAAAATCAAAGGTGTCCGTTGTAATGCTTCGTCTACCAGTTCATCAGCTTTTCTGAAAGGGTCGTCAACATCTGTCATAAAAACACGACCATGTAAGTTTATAACGGCCAATTCAAGTTGATTGACTTTTATATAAGAAATTCCTTTACCTGGTGTTCCTTCAGGATAATTAGCTGGGCGAATCATTTTTTTAGCATCATCAATAAATTCAAAAATATCTCGGTTATCCCATGTATGATTTCCCATCGTTACAATATCAACACCATCTTGTAAAAAACCTTTATAAATTTTTTCTGTTATTCCACGGCCTGAAGCTGCATTTTCACCATTTAAAATGGTTACTTGCGGCTTATACATCTTTTTCAGCTTAGGTAAATAATCATGAACCATTTCGCGACCCATTGAACCGACAACATCTCCAATAAATAATAATTTCATTCAATTATTCCTCTTCTCTTTTTCATCTTCTATATTTTAACAATAAATTGCCTAAAATAAAAGCTGACCCCTTAGTTTTATTCTTAATCTTTCTTAAATTAGAAATGATTTTTAAAAATCATAATAGAAAAACCGATACGAGCCAGATTCATCTTTGGCTTGTATCGGTTGGTTTAACTAATTCTATTTCGCATATTCAATCGTTCTTATTTCACGAATAACGGTTATCTTAATATGCCCAGGATAATCCAGTTCGCTTTCGATGCGTTTTCTAACGTCACGTGCAAGCTTACTTGCTGCTAAATCATCTAATTTCTCAGGTTTAACCATAATTCGGATTTCGCGACCTGCTTGTATAGCAAAACTTTGTTCAACCCCTTCAAAATCATTAGAAATACTTTCTAATTTTTCAAGACGATGAATATAATTTTCAAGTGATTCGCTTCTTGCGCCCGGACGTGCTGCAGATATTGCATCAGACGAAGCTACTAGAACAGAGATGACAGATGTTGCTGCTACATCACCATGATGTGAAGCAATTGAGTTCACAACTGTTTCATTTTCTTTATACTTCATCGCAATTTCTGCACCAATTTCAACATGGGATCCTTCAACTTCATGATCTAATGCTTTACCAATGTCATGGAGTAAACCAGCACGTTTAGCTAATGTAACGTCTTCTCCTAATTCAGAAGCCATCACACCTGCTAATTTCGCAACTTCAATAGAATGGCTTAACACGTTTTGACCATAACTTGTTCTAAATTTTAGACGTCCTAAAATTTTGATCAAGTCTGGATGTAACGAATGCACACCTACATCAAAAGTAGCTTGTTCGCCAATTTCTCTAATTCTTTCATCCATTTCTTTACGTGATTTTTCTACCATCTCTTCAATTCGAGCTGGATGAATCCGTCCATCTTGGATTAATTTTTCAAGAGTCATTCGAGCAATTTCACGACGAATTGGGTCAAATCCACTAAGAACAACTGCTTCTGGCGTATCATCTATAATTAGATCCATACCGGTCAGCGTTTCTAGTGCTCTGATATTTCGTCCTTCACGTCCTATGATGCGCCCTTTCATTTCATCATTAGGCAACGTCACAACGGAAACCGTTGTCTCTGAAACCTGATCAGCTGCGGAGCGTTGAATAGCTAACGCAATTAAGTTTTTAGCTTTACGATCAGCCTCTTCTTTTGCTTTTTGTTCAGAATCTTTCACCATAACAGCTACTTCATGAGACAATTCATTTTCTGTTTCTTGCAAAATCAATTGTCTTGCTTCTTCTCGTGACAAAGCCGCTACTCGTTCCAATTCGCTTTCTTGTTGTTTCACCAATTCAATGGCTTTCTTCTCTATATCGTCAACATTCAGTTGTCTAGAACTTAATTTTGCTTCATTAGCCTCAAGTGATTGTTCACGCTTTTCTAAGCTATCGTTTTTGCGATCAATATTATCTTCGCGTTGCAGCAAACGATTTTCCTGTCTTAGAACTTCGTTTCTTCTCTCTTTTAGCTCTGCTTCAATTTCAGTTCGATATTTATGGCTTTCATCCTTCGCTTCTAACATCGCTTCCTTTTTCATGGTTTCTGCTTCTCTTTTTGCTTCTTCCAATATTCCAGTTGCAGTGTTTCTAGCACCAGCTAGCTCTTTTTCATGGGTTGCTTTGCGGACGAGATATCCAACAATAAGACCGACAACTAAAGTAACGATAGCGAAGGTAACACTTCTAAAATCCATTCTTCCACCTCCGTATCATCTATTTAATTTGTCATTTATTATTTATCCATTATTTGGTAGATTATGAATAGCTTTATACCAATAAAACCTACCCGATATCTAATTGTAAAGTAATAGATAAGTTAATTTTAATTGTAGTGACGAGACATGTCAACTTAAATAATGGTTTTGTAGCCCTTTCATAAACTTTCATTGAGTTGAGTTGATTTATTTATGCGTCCCTTTTCGTTCATCTTGAGCGGAAAAAATTAAAAAACCAACAAGCATAACGCTTATTGGTTTTTTTCCTTTAATCTTTTGAAGAATCATCTTCAGGTTTTTCTACTTCTGGTTCTTCAGTTCCTAATTCTCCAAAACCATAAGCAGCACGAACTTTTTTCTCAACTTCAGCTCTTAATTCAGGATTTTCCTTGAAGAATTTTTTGACGTTTTCACGACCTTGACCAATACGTTCGCCATTATAAGAGTACCATGCACCAGATTTATCAATAATATCTTTATCAGAACCCATGTCTACTAGTTCTCCAACTTGAGATATACCTTCTCCGTACATGATGTCTACTTCAGCAACTCTAAATGGCGGAGCAACTTTATTTTTCACAACTTTAATTTTTGTGCGGTTACCCATGATTTCTGTACCTTGTTTAATTTGTTCAGCTCTTCTAACTTCCAAACGAATCGTAGCATAAAATTTCAAAGCACGACCACCCGGTGTAATTTCTGGATTACCAAACATTACGCCAACTTTTTCACGAATTTGGTTTATGAATAACGCAATTGTTTTTGTTTTATTGATTGATCCAGATAATTTACGTAAAGCTTGAGACATCAAACGAGCTTGTAACCCTACGTGAGAGTCTCCCATTTCTCCTTCGATTTCTGCACGTGGTACTAACGCAGCTACTGAATCAATTACAACAATATCTACTGCCCCACTGGAAACCAAAGCATCTGCAATTTCTAAGCCTTGTTCACCTGTATCAGGTTGAGATAATAGTAATTCATCAATGTCTACGCCAAGAGCAGCTGCGTATTTTGGATCCAAAGCATTTTCAGCATCAATAAATGCAGCAATTCCGCCTTGTTTTTGAACTTCAGCAACAGCGTGCAATGCCACTGTTGTTTTACCTGAACTTTCAGGACCATATACTTCAATAATTCTTCCTCTTGGAAAGCCACCCACACCTAAAGCTACATCT
Proteins encoded:
- a CDS encoding TIGR00282 family metallophosphoesterase, translated to MKLLFIGDVVGSMGREMVHDYLPKLKKMYKPQVTILNGENAASGRGITEKIYKGFLQDGVDIVTMGNHTWDNRDIFEFIDDAKKMIRPANYPEGTPGKGISYIKVNQLELAVINLHGRVFMTDVDDPFRKADELVDEALQRTPLIFVDFHAETTSEKQSMGWYLDGRVSAVVGTHTHVQTNDARILPNGTAYLTDAGMTGPYDGALGMDRDAVLRRFLTQMPTRFEVPKEGRKILSGCFIELDDVTGEAKKIENIVINDDHPFNGGFE
- the recA gene encoding recombinase RecA, whose translation is MADDRKQALDAALKKIEKNFGKGSVMRLGEKIDTRISTIPSGSLALDVALGVGGFPRGRIIEVYGPESSGKTTVALHAVAEVQKQGGIAAFIDAENALDPKYAAALGVDIDELLLSQPDTGEQGLEIADALVSSGAVDIVVIDSVAALVPRAEIEGEMGDSHVGLQARLMSQALRKLSGSINKTKTIALFINQIREKVGVMFGNPEITPGGRALKFYATIRLEVRRAEQIKQGTEIMGNRTKIKVVKNKVAPPFRVAEVDIMYGEGISQVGELVDMGSDKDIIDKSGAWYSYNGERIGQGRENVKKFFKENPELRAEVEKKVRAAYGFGELGTEEPEVEKPEDDSSKD
- the rny gene encoding ribonuclease Y gives rise to the protein MDFRSVTFAIVTLVVGLIVGYLVRKATHEKELAGARNTATGILEEAKREAETMKKEAMLEAKDESHKYRTEIEAELKERRNEVLRQENRLLQREDNIDRKNDSLEKREQSLEANEAKLSSRQLNVDDIEKKAIELVKQQESELERVAALSREEARQLILQETENELSHEVAVMVKDSEQKAKEEADRKAKNLIALAIQRSAADQVSETTVSVVTLPNDEMKGRIIGREGRNIRALETLTGMDLIIDDTPEAVVLSGFDPIRREIARMTLEKLIQDGRIHPARIEEMVEKSRKEMDERIREIGEQATFDVGVHSLHPDLIKILGRLKFRTSYGQNVLSHSIEVAKLAGVMASELGEDVTLAKRAGLLHDIGKALDHEVEGSHVEIGAEIAMKYKENETVVNSIASHHGDVAATSVISVLVASSDAISAARPGARSESLENYIHRLEKLESISNDFEGVEQSFAIQAGREIRIMVKPEKLDDLAASKLARDVRKRIESELDYPGHIKITVIREIRTIEYAK